AGAGAAAGCTACGGTTTGTGTCTGGGTagaataaaatttgagaaaaagtaTTGCATTGGGAATATTCATATTCTTGAAGAAGGATAGGCTAGAAACTTATTTGgggttatttttcttctgaagcttAGAACACTTTTAAGATCATTGGAGATGGTTTTTGCAATGACTGCCAATATGTCTCTATAAGGTTTAAACAGTAAAATGAGCTGCCACTAAAGTTCTGTTGTGCAGAATCAAAAGGTATGTGTGAAAAGCAGATCTGGGGGAGGTGTTAGATACATTTTCAAGTTGGATTTACCccaaagcaaaatattttgatGCTGTTAATATGTGTGCTATTCACCAGAAGAGACATTATTTCTTGAATTGCTTCACAGTGTGCATTTGAGTAACATTTAAATACTTGATAATTGGGGTAGCCAGACACATATTATGTGTAAACTATCTTAATGACCCACATCATCTGCTAAGCAGTATAATTGTGGGAGGATAAACTGGTAGATACTTTAGATTGAGTAGTCACAGATATTTAAACTGAGATTTAATTGACAAGAAGCAGTGAGCCATTTGGATATTCAGGAAGACCTTTCCAGGGAAGGTAAGTGTAAAGGTATCAAAGTGGAAATGAAATTGGCTGTTAGGGGACCAAAAAGGTCAGTGAGGCTGGAGTGGAGATGTCTGGGGCAAAGTGGTAGAACATGAGGTAGGGGATGGGGTGCAGACCATGCAATACTTTGCAAGTCTGGGTGAGGAATTTAGAATCAATGCTTAGTAAGATGGGGAGCTGTCAGTGTATTTTAAGGGGGAAAATACTCTTGCTGACAATGAATTATGGATTTGATTTATGGATtagagaaagacaagaaaagatgGGTGGGGATTAAGGGGTAGACATGAAGTAGGCTAAGGCACCTGTCGAGGACTAGGATGGAGAATAGTGGATAGATTCAAGAGCAGTTGAAGGAAAGAAGGTatggtgaaagaagccaggtcTAGATGAAAAAGCATCTACTTCTTCTACAGATACATTCGTTTGCATTCAGGCTGTAGGGACTCTAaccttaaaacacacacacacacacacacacaaaaacccaacAGTGTTTTCAGACCTGGCTTACTGTTGATATCTGATCTCTCGAGATATTTCATAATCAGGGAGCTGCATTTTTCAcccctttgctttttttctatgcTGGCTTCCTGGGTGCCACGGGTAGGTGGTGGGGGCTGGTTGAATTTGCCCTGAGGAAAAGCTGAGATACTGCACATAATACCTGGGCAGCCTCAGCGTTCaaaggggagggacagggaggcgTAGTGTTTATTGTGCTAAGGGCCCAGAGTTTTACATACCTAGTCTCTCTCATTTCATTGTACTGATAACTTTGTGAGGTACATCTTTTTAATCCCagtcttaccaaaaaaaaaaaaaaaaaaacccaacaaaaacaaacaactgaGGCCGAGTggttctttattttgttcaaagTCAAGTACTGGAGCCAGGATTGGAACTAAAGTCTGGTTCTCTGCACTCCCCACACCGCTGTGGAGTCGGGGTTGGtctgtttttcctctcttctcttcagtATCACCACACAGATTCCATCTTAGAACTCATTGTGGGCAAGGCCATGGTTTCTCCTTCTTTTGTGTGTTATATTTGCCTCCCCGACCCCACAGAGTGCCTAGTAAGGTGCTCCCCAAACATGACTGTCTGGAGGCAACACCCCCTTCTTGCTGCCACCTTCGGACTGGGGTGAGAGGCAAGGCAGGGCTGGCGGACCGTGCCACTGCTGCTGCGCGATGGGAAGCAACTCTGTTGCTTGTGCATTGCCCCGAAGGCATTTTCCATTTCCTAGGCCCCTCCCGCTCCCCATCCCTCACCTTTTGCCCCTCTGGCTCCAGCTCAGGCCCCTCGGGGAGCGTCCCCTGCCTCGGGGCTGACAGCATTTGGGGGCGCAGGGTCCTGTTCTCTGCGCTCTAGCCCATCTGTGCGCAAAGCCTCGTTCCCAGGCGCCTGGAGCCCGGCGGGCATTGACGTCAAGCGCCGGCAGAGCGCTGCCTACAGACGGTTGACCCGGGCCCTCCTCCACACCCCCTTCCTTCCTCgccccctccctctttcctgcaCGGGGGCTCGGGCTCACTATAAAAGGCGGGAGCGCGGGGTGCCCCAGCAACCACGAGTTTCAGCACCATGGAGAGCCCCCGCCTGCGGCTGCTGCCCCTCCTGGGCGCCGCCCTGCTGCTGATGCTACCTCTGCTGGGCACCCGCGCCCAGGAGGACGCCGAGCTGCAGCCGCGAGCCCTGGACATCTACTCCGCCGTGGAGGATGCCTCCCACGAGAAGGAGCTGGTCGGTATTCCCCTCGCCCTGGACCCCCTCGGGGTGCCGCGCGGTCCCTTCCTTTGCATGccttcctcccccccacccccactcgcATTCCCAGAGTCAGGGCGCGGGGAGCTGAGCGCAAAGCCCGGGCACTCGCTGCCACCCGAAGATCGTCTCGAGCCCATAGGCTCCAGGCAGTCACTAGAACGAATCCCTGGTCCCGGCCCCTCGGAGCAACAGGAGCCTCGGCGGCTCCGGGACCTGCGATCAGTACCCGGGACAGCGCTCTCTAAGTTCCAGTCCCATCCCCGCAGTCCGGGGAGTCCGTCGCTGGGTGTGTGGGGGTCCGGGGATCCTTATAACTAGGGCTGGAAGTGCGCACCTGGGCTGGGCTCGCAGCCAAGGCGGCAACTTCGGGCTCCGGGGCGGTGTGTTGCAGATCGAAGCGCTGCAGGAAGTCTTGAAGAAGCTCAAGAGTAAACGTATTCCGATCTATGAGAAGAAGTACGGCCAAGTCCCCATGGTAAGGCTCTGAGGTCATCACCTGCCCACGTTTTTACACGAGAAAACACACCGCCTTGAATCTTATACATGACCTTCTTCTTAGGATGTGGCTAAATAACTCAGGTAATGGGTTTGCCGGATTCTGAGGGCTCCCGTTTGCTTCCACCGCCAGCGCTTGTCCCTTGGTCTCTAAGGGCAAAGGGCAGACCAGCTGTTTTGGGGAATAGAGCAGGTGTGCCAGGAACTAGCTCTAGAATCTCTATGGGAAGGAGCATTTCCTGAAGATGAGCTCTTAGTTTCATATCAGGAAGAATTCTCTGAGCTGGAAGACCCTTTGCATCAACTCAGTTCTTGCTCCCCCAATTTCTTCCTGCTTTCTTCCGGAGTGTAGCCAGTGTTTTTGATCTAAATTCTTTGATCAAAATTCTTGATTCTGTCAGGGCTGCTCACCTTCCTTGGACGGTTCCCGGTAAAATGCACAGTGCGCgagcgcgcgcgcacacacacacacacacacacacacactttaatcTTCCTTCTGGGGATGAGGAAGTGGGAAAGCAGGGAACAGGGGTTGTGAGAAAGTGTAGGTCTGTTgtttatttcttagaaaaaaggtctggttgatttttttcctttgaatgagCAAGAAAAGGAGCCAGGAAATGTGCTCCACCCACCAAAGgtggaagaaaggaggaggggaccaataatttaaatttccttttaaaaaatgtcctctCACTGAAATTATAAGCACAAAGCTTCCTGTGTTTCAGGCCTAACTATACTTAGGCCCCCGGTGACTGGAATGGAGTCCAGTTGTCCCTCTCAGGAGGCAGAAATTGCGTTGACTGGGAGACTCGCCTGTCGGGAGCCTGGGTTTGCTCTTGCCGGATGACCACACGTTGCGTTGTTTGCAGTGCGACGCCGGGGAGCAGTGCGCGGTGCGCAAAGGCGCGAGGATCGGGAAGCTGTGCGACTGTCCCCGAGGAACTTCCTGCAATTCCTTCCTCCTGAAGTGCTTGTGAAGGGGCGTCCACCCTCCTCCGTACGTCCCCAATCCCCCTACTTTCCTCCCCGAGAGGACCACACCTTCATCCCTGGAA
This portion of the Eulemur rufifrons isolate Redbay chromosome 17, OSU_ERuf_1, whole genome shotgun sequence genome encodes:
- the CARTPT gene encoding cocaine- and amphetamine-regulated transcript protein, with product MESPRLRLLPLLGAALLLMLPLLGTRAQEDAELQPRALDIYSAVEDASHEKELIEALQEVLKKLKSKRIPIYEKKYGQVPMCDAGEQCAVRKGARIGKLCDCPRGTSCNSFLLKCL